The window GCAGGGCCGAAAGTGCTTGAACATATGGTCGATACCGTACTCTATTTCGAGGGAGACAGAAGTCACGCCTTCAGGATTCTCAGGACTGTAAAAAACAGATTTGGCTCAACCAACGAGATCGGGGTGTTTGAGATGAAGGAGGAGGGGCTGGTGCAGGTTTCCAACCCTTCTGAGATCTTTCTTGCTGAGCGGCCCCTGGATGAGCCGGGGTCTGTGGTGCTTCCGAGCGTAGAGGGTTCACGACCTATACTGGTTGAGGTTCAGGCGCTGGTGTCACCAACAAACCTGGGTACCGCCAGGCGAACAGCCATAGGAACGGATCAGCAACGGTTGTCTCTGCTCTGCGCCGTGCTGGAAAAGAAGGGTGGTATGGATCTGTATGGCCATGACATCTTTTTGAACATTGCCGGCGGCATCCGTATCGATGAACCGGCGCTGGATCTTGGTGTGGTCTGTGCCCTTGCCTCAAGTCTGCTGGAGCGTTCTATTCCGTCATCCACGGTAGTGTTCGGAGAAGTTGGACTTGCCGGCGAAGTGCGGGCCGTAGGGCAGGTGGATATCAGGGTCAAGGAGGCTGAGCGGCTTGGATTTACGCGCTGCATTATCCCCAAAAGCAACGCTGAGCGGTGCGTTCGGCCCGAAGGATTGGAAATTATCGGGGTCGCGACAATGTCTGAATTGCTCGAGGTCATATTTAACCAGCCATGAATTTATGCTGCTGCAGGCAGTAAGCTGCGCTGCTCACCTTGTCCTGAACCTGAAGTAATTGCAAAAATAGCAACAGCTGCGTATATTCACTGTTACTGACCGATTCGATTACAAAACCAGGATGACAAAATACCTACTTGAGGAGAGAGACATGTCTGACAATCACCATGATCACCACCCGGAAGATCCCAGTGTCTGCTACCGTGTCGCCTTAGTATTCGTTGCAGTGATCGCCGCAATCACTGTTCTTGCAATATTCAACTAATTGCTGAACTGTTCAGAGAACCACAGTGGCTTTTAGCAGGGGCTTCATCCTGCCAGAAGCCACGCCCTTCACCCCGTACCCGTCTGCCGTATCCTTTATTTCATCATCCCCCGCATAAAACAATTCTTCAGATAATATACGTCGCGTAATTCCCTGAATTAAAATATATATATGATCATGTCACTATCGGATGGAGCTGTTGTTCTGCCCGAAGAGGTAGTCAGACGTTTTCCGGAAATACCCATATCGGGGGGAGGGGTGATTTGAGTTCTTTTGAAAGCGACCATAGTGAAGAAAGCTCTGGAATAGAAAAGGAAGTTGTCATTCTTATGACTGATATGGTGGGCTATTCACACCTTACTGCCCATATGCGGCCAAACGGCATTCGCGATTTTATTGTGGATTACCATCGCACGATCCAGGAGATTGTGGCTGCGGAAGATGAAATGGTCAGGGTGGAGCCACTGGCGGGGGATGGGGCACTGATCATTTATGAAAAACGTGCGGATGAACTTGAGTCGGCCCTCTGCACACGGGCAACCGTTACCGCGCTGCGTCTGGCCGATGCTGTAGACAGTGGTTTGTTACCGCCAACCAGAGTTGGTCTTCACTTTGGGGAGATAATAGAGGCGAAACTCAATGGCAGGTCGGTGAAATTCGGGGCAAGCTTTGCTATTGCTGCACGACTTGAGGAGTTGTGTGACTATTTTGGCTCTCCGTTGTTGATGGATCAGAATGTTGCTCTCAGGTATCAAGGTTATAACGGCTGCGAGGAAGAATTTGTGAGTGTTGGCAGGGTGATGCTGGATAGCTTCGCGGAACCGTTGCAGATATATACCGTCTATAAACCTGGCCTGCACAATATCCCGAAAGAAGTGGATAGAGGACTCTTCAGAAATTTCATAGCCCTTAAAGAGGAGGCCATGAGATATTTCTGTGGCGAGGCGACAGCCGGGCTGGCGCCGGATTTTCCCAGAGCAGTGGAATTATTGACTGAGGCTCAGAACCTCTACATGCAGATGAGTGGATCAACCGACAGGTCGACAGAACGAATTCTTGAATACATTCGGGAAACACCAGCACCGGATAGCGATTTTTTAACAAGCGGCATGAGGCTGAGTAAAAAGGGCAGGGAATCACTTGGCGCCAGGTTGTTTCACCTCTCAGAAGAGTTGTTGAAGGCGATGAATCAGGAATTATATCATGCGCTGGTGGTGGACACGGCATGGGAAAAATATTTTAAGCTGGAGTGGCGAAAGATGGGGGAAAACATCATCACCATTAATGACAGCCCCGATGGCGTCTATTTTATAGACAGCGGTGAAGTGGTGACTCTCAATGAACACGATGAAGAGATAACCACTCTCTCGGCTGGAACAATTTTTGGTGAGATGGCCTATTTCAATAAGGAAAAGAGAAGAACAGCAACAGTTCGTGCCACTACGGATGTGGTTATCAGAAGGATCTCCAGCGAAGACTTTGAGAAGATACCAGTGATTGTGAAGATCTTTGAGAGAATAGCCATGGCGCGGCGCTGAACGTTAGCGCCGCGCGGGTGGAAGTGATCATCCCGGATACCGTTTGAGGAGTTTCAAGGAGAGGGTACGGTATCCGGGATATGGGGGCTTTTCTTTTATTCTGCGATGAGAACGACGTATTGGCTGATTTCACCACTGCGAACCCTCAACAGTACCCGCTCGGGGTCTTCGGAGTCGGCTATTTCCTTGTTCAGCTCTGTAACGTTACTCACCAGGTTTCTGTTGACCTCTTCAATCAGCATACCAGGGCGCAGACCGGCCATGGCGGCAGGGCTGCCGGGTTCAACCTGGGAGACAACTACACCTTGTACGTTCTGGTAGCCGAGCCGTTCGGCAAGTTCGGGAGTAAGGTCCTGAAAGGCCAGTCCAAACTTTTCAAGGTTGGATTTATTGATCTGGTTGGATGAGGCAACCCTGGGGTCAGTCGGACGCTCCCCGATGAGGACGTTAATTTGCTGATTCTTTCCGTTGCGAACCACATTGAGCTTTGCTGTGGTATTCGGGCTGAGCAGGGCAACTTTATTTCTCAGATCGGCTGTATCTGAAAGCCTGTTACCGTTCAGTTTGAGAATTACATCGCCGCGCCTGATTCCCGCTTTCTCAGCCGGAGAGTCTTTCTGGACTTCGCTGACCAGGATGCCACCGGCTTTTTCCAGGCCGAATGATTTGGCAAGATTCTCATTCACATCCTGAATAACGACACCGAGCCAGCCCCTGGTGACCTTACCGCTGGTTTTCAGCTGTGCCTGAATATTCTTTACCATATCAATAGGGATGGCAAAGCCGATACCCATGTAGCCGCCGGTTCTGGAAAAGAGTGCGGAGTTAATGCCAACCACCTCGCCATTGATATTCAAGAGCGGGCCACCGGAGTTGCCGGGGTTGATAGCTGCATCGGTTTGGATAAAGTTTTCGTATTCGTTAATGCCTACACTGGAGCGGCCGGTGGCACTGACTACGCCGACGGTGACGGTCTGGTCAAGACCGAAAGGGTTACCGATGGCGATGACCCACTCACCGACCTCGAGTTTGCTGGAGTCACCAAGGGGCAGGGTGGGGAGACTGCCGCTATCCTTGATCTGTATCAGGGCGACATCCGACTGGGGATCTGCACCGACCAACTCTGCCTTAAACTCGCGACCATCAGACATGGTAACTGTGATTTTGTCTGCATCGGCAACAACATGGTTATTGGTGAGGATATACCCGTCCTTACTGATAATGAATCCGGAACCAAGTCCCTGTTGTTTCTGTTTGCGAGGCTGATTTGGCCCCTGGCGGAACTGAGGGCCGAAAAATCGTTCAAAAAACGGGTTGTTGAACATTTCTTCGAGCCGGGGATCCGTCATGGCCTGCACACTCTTTTCAACTTTTATGTGAACAACGGATAGTTTGGCACTTTTTACTACTTCCACAAAGCCATTATCTTTTATTGGTGCGCTGGTTGCGGTGGTAACATGCCCCATAAGCAGGCCTATCGTAAACAGCATACTGAGCAGCAAAATAGGATATGAGAGACTTCGTACCCGTATTGACATTGCGTATCTCCTGTGAATTTAAAATATTTTCAGAAGGATAAACCCAATAGTTACAAGTGGTCGTTATACGAGACTCCTGAAACAGAATGCGATGACCGCCAGGTTTACCTAACCTCATTATAGAGGACACATTAAGCCATGTGAAAAATGGGTCAAGGAAGATTACTGAAATGTAATCTTTTGAAATATAAAGGGGATGGGGTGTGGTGGGGAAGGGGGGCTGTAGCTATCGAACAGCTACAGCCCTTGGTAAAACGGCTGAAACCGGGAACGGAATCCCGAAAAGCATTTAGGAGCGAATCATATCCGCGATCTGGAAGGCAACTTCAAGACTTTGCTCGGCATTCAGGCGAGGGTCGCAGGTGGTGAGGTAATTCTGGTGCAGTTCCTCGTCGACAATGTTTCTGGCACCACCGGTACATTCGGTGACGTTCTCGCCGGTCATCTCAAGGTGTACACCGCCAGGAACAGTTCCCTCTGCCCAGTGGGTCTCGAAGAAGCAGGTGATCTCAGACAGTATGTCGTTGAAATTTCTAGTCTTGTGACCGCTCTCTGCGGTGTAGGTGTTGGCGTGCATCGGGTCACAACTCCAGACGATATTGTAGCCTTCACGCTTCATCTCTCTCAGGAGTGGTGGCAGAGATTTTTCCACGTTCTTGACACCAAAACGAGTGATGAAGGTGATACGGCCAGCCTCATTATCAGGGTTGAGGGCCTCAAACATCCTCTTGACGTTGTCTATGTCATGGGTGGGTCCGAGTTTGATGCCAATCGGGTTCAGAACTCCCCGCAGGAACTCCACATGAGCACCGTCAAGCTGGCGGGTTCGTTCACCAATCCAGAGCATGTGAGCAGAACAGTTGTACCAGTCACCTGTGGTTGAATCCACCCTGGTCAACGCTTCTTCATAACCGAGCAACAACGCCTCGTGGGAGGTGAAGAGCTGAGTCTGGTTGATTTGTGGGTTGTCGGTGGCGATACCGATCGTTTCCATGAACTTTATGGCCTGGTCGATCTGTTTTGCGATGCGGCTGTAGGAACGTCCCATCGGGGATTGGGCTACAAACTCCTGGTTCCAGGCATGTACGCGCTGCAGGGAACCGAAACCGCCGCGGGTGAAGGCACGAAGCAGGTTGAGGGTGCTGGCAGCCATATTGTATCCCATCATCATATTGTTGGGATCAGGTATCCTGGCTTCAGAGGTGAAATCGGGACGGTTGACCATATCACCGCGGTAAGATGGCAGCTCAACGCCATCAATGGCTTCGAGGTCTGCAGAACGGGGCTTGGCAAACTGGCCGGCAATACGGCCGATCTTGACAACAGGCTTGCCGCCGGCATAGGTGAGAACTACAGCCATCTGCAACAAGACCTTCAGGGTTTCCCTGATGGTGGGCGCGGTGACTTTGGAAAAATTCTCAGAGCAGTCGCCGCCCTGGAGTACAAATGCGTCTCCCGTAACAGCTTTGGCGAGTTGTTGCTTCAGGGTGCGAATTTCGCCGGCAAAAACCAGTGGCGGTAAAATTGAAAGATGCTGAAGCACACGATCAACTTCCTGCTGATCTGGCCAGTTTGGTTGCTGGAGAGCGGTGTAGTTCTTCCAGCTGGATTTCGTCCAGGTGTCTGAATTAGTCGTCATTCTGTTCCCTTTTATAGTGATTTGTTCCAGGTCGGTGCGGAGGGGCCGATGACGGAGGCTTTTACATGCAGCATCGCTCAACGTCAAAAGCATTGAGAATTCGCAACTCCCTCTCCCTGCGTTTATCTTTACGGGGAGGGGGGAAGACAAGATTGTCCAGCATGAGTTCCGCGGATTTTCGGTCAGGAATAGAGTGTAACCCATATCCGAGAATCTTGCCAGTTGAAGTATCAATAAGTTCGGCATCTCTGCCATTTGTGACAACGGCAAGAGGGATTTCGTAATCCGGGTTGAGTACTCTGGCCGCCGCAACAGCAGCACGCTCTCTGCTCACAAGCGATCCGGGACCATAGCGTAATATCAGGAAATCCCTGCCGGCAAGGTGGAGTGTCAGTTCAATTGTGGAGCGGACGTAACATCGGGAAAAAAGAGTTTCTATAAAGCGTCTGGGCTGCAGTTCATTCTTGCCATATCCTTTCTCTTCCACCATCATACGACTGAGCCGTTGTCTGATGCGTTCGTCATCAGTGTCGGTCAACTCCTCGCCATTGAGATAGTCTTCGAGGGTGCCGTAAACCAGGTGGTGTGAGATTTTTTCTGACATGAATGTTGAACCTCTTTTTCTTTTCAGGATGTTTGCGGGCTGTTAAAAACAAGTAATACCCGGAGGAGAAAAACACAAGAGTGAGAGGTAGTTGGGGAGGTCTCTTTAGGGTGGGTCCATGGTTTTTACTCAAGTGTTCAAGTGAAGTTGATACCGGCAGGTGCAATTGGGCACTATTACGGACCGGGATCGATATGTCTGGTAAAACAGGTCTGTTCAGTGAATGAAAACACTGGTAAGAAGTGCAAAGCGTGCAGAGTACGTTATGAGATAAACAGAAGGTAACATTACCCGGAGCTTTGAAATGAAAGACTCAAAAAATATTGTGAAAATCACTCTTACCTGTGCACCGCAACTGGTTGAGGTGATGGAGGATTACCTGGTGGGTGTGCTGGAGGCTGCTGTGGAGACAGGAGTTGAAGATAAATTGCTGGAGCAGACACTCCATGCCTTTCTTGAAAAAGAGAGCGCAACAGAGGGAGAATTGGCTGAGACTGTGATGCAGCTGCTCTCGTATGGGTCTGAGATGGCAACTATATTTGGTGTGGACAAGCCAAAAGTCGAGGCAGCGCTGCTGGAAGATGAGGACTGGGCGAGCAATTGGAAAAAACACTTTGCAGCGTTCGAAATCACACCGGGTTTGATTATAAAACCGACCTGGCAGGACTATCAGCCAGGGCCTGGAGAGGTTGTAATCGAAATGGATCCGGGTATGGCTTTTGGTACTGGTCACCATGAAACAACCAGCCTCTGTATGCAGTTGATGCAGGCAGCGCTGGCGGATTCGTCTTCTGATACAGTTCTGGATGTTGGTACCGGAACAGGCATTCTTGCCATGGCGGCGGCACTCTTTGGTTCGAATAAAGTTGTCGGTATCGACAACGACCCGGATGCGGTAGCGGCGGCTGCGGACAATGTCGCCCATAACAATCTGAGCGATAAGGTGGCAATAGACATCACCCCTCTGGAGGAGATCGAAAGTGAATATGAGGTAGTTGTGGCGAATATTATCCACGACGTCCTAATATCGATGCGGGAGGACCTTGCAAGGTGCACTGCAGCTGGCGGGTCGCTGATTTTATCAGGGATACTTGCGGGGGAGCAGGCAGATAACATCAGCAAGTGTTTTCAACAAGTGGGATTCAGGTGTTCAGATCGCAAAGAGCAGGGGGAGTGGGCTGCTCTCCGATTGATAAAGGCCGGGACGCCGTAAGACTGGTGCTGCGATCAGGCCCCCTGTAGTTCGTCAGGGGGCTTTTATTGGAGTGAACTGGTAGTTGGAGTCAAATATAATACCGACACCATGTTCCTCATGCCGGATTACCACTCCGGTTGCTTCGACGAGCACATGCTGCTCTTTGAGGTTGCGAAGCGCATCGACGGAAAGAAGGATCTTCAGTTTCCTGACATCGGCCAGGGAGAGTGAAAATGCAAGCCCTACCTTGGTGGCAAGCGGTAACTGCTGTTCCGTTTGCAGAAACGCACCACCCCCGCTCAGGTTGGCAATAACCGTTTCTGTGCCTCCAACGGTATGACGGGAGACCGATTCGCTGACAGAGAGCCTGGCCTTGATATCGGGAGAAATTCTTTCCTGGATGCGACGTTCGTAGCTCATACGCTTGGACCTGTGTTTGTACCGGAGCTGTTGAAAAATAGCTGAAAGGGTTGTTGCAACTCAGTATTACGGAAATGCTCAGAGGAAGTCAAACTCAAATTGAGTCATAATTGCGCTTGGTTGATGAAAAAAATTAATTTAAGGCTGATTGAGGCGGTATGAGAAGATTCTTTTTTGATAAAGCAGATAGAGAAGGCGATTCGATAATTCTTGATGAGGGTGAGTCAAGACACATCACGAGAGTGCTCCGTCTTGAACCTGGAGCTGAAGTTGAGTTGCTGGATGGTGAAGGGGGGCTGTACCGCGCCTGTATTGAGACTGTGACGAAACGGGTAAAGGTAAATATTGTTGAGGTATTACCTGACGACAGCACTGATCGGGTACCGGTTACGGTCGTCCAGGGGCACCTCAAAGGCAAAAAGCTGGAGCTGGTAATCCAGAAATGTACAGAGCTTGGCGTGTCATCAATGGACCTGTTCTGGTCGAGCCGATGTCAGGGAAAACTGGACGATATTCGTGGTGGCAAAAAACTGGAGAGATACCAGCGGATTGTCGAGTCGGCGTGTAAACAATGTTATAGACCGGACCTTATGGGGTTGAGGGAAGCCGTCGATTTTTATCAGCTGCTCGACCTGTATGAAAATAAGCCGGGAAGATTGAAACTCCTCTTCTGGGAGGAGGAGCGTACAACCTCTCTGCGGGATATTTCCTTCAATGAAGATGAAGTCAGTGAACTCATGGTTTTGCTCGGTCCGGAAGGCGGTCTGACTGAGCAGGAAGTGCAGGCTGCAAGGGATGCGGGCTGGCACTCAGTAAGCTTGGGTAAAAGGATACTTCGAGCTGAGACAGCAACCATCACGGCTGTTTCTATCGGTCAATATCTGGTTGGCAACATCTGATCTCCCTTTCCGGAAAAAGGTGCTGAATCAAGCGTTGAGAGCCGCCTGCTCTCAACGCCTGGAGCCTTCCGGCGCAAGCACTTGAATCTAAACAATGATCCGGGGACAGATTCCGACGGGTCCCAGGGCTTTCCGAGGCGAGTACGTTGAGTTTGTGGTGTCCCTTGGTTGGTGGCTATGACTACCTTTGCTGGAATTTTTCGGCAGGGTGTTATCGCAAAAGGGCCAACCCTCCGGTGGGAAATCAAACCCCATCAAACGAATTTCTCCCCAATACGGTTCAGCCATGGAGTTGTCCTTCGGATAGTCACCCTAGCCACTGTGTTGAAGGTCAAATTGACTCCTTGGAAAACTGTCAGCCTCAACATTGTAATGCCCATCACATGACCCATGGAGGAAGGGATGAGAGGACCTGCCTGTATGACAAATGTGAAAAGTCTGCCTTAACCTTGGTGTTGTTTCCTGATGATGTTAAGGGGCGGGACAGGAGAATGTCGATACTTCAATGACAAGGAGTTTGCTCAAGAGGTCAAAAAAATACCTCCAGCCGATTATTGGCTGGAGGCATAGAAAGGAGAGGGTAAAATTTAAAATCAGGGGTCTATCAGATTTGATCGGCTGAATTCTGCTGCATCACAGGCATGTTTTGCTGAAGGTTCGGGTTACCTTTGCCGTGGCCACCGTGTCCTTTGCCATGGCCTTTACCGTGACCTTTCATCCCTGAACCATGGCGTTTGCCATGCCCGACATATTGCTCAACGCCGGCCTCTTTGGCTTTATTGGTCATGCTGGTATGCAGATCGAAAATCTCACCGCTAAGCTGGCCCACAGCGGCAGGATCGGGGTTGGTCCCTTTCATCATGGCTCTTTTCTCTGCCTGCTTTACCACCATTTGTTTCCGCAGATCCTGAGTATCCTTACGAAACTGATCGATCTTTGCCAAAGTTTCCTGGTCGAGTTGTTGATATTGAGAATATCTGCAACCGGCCTGTTGATTTGCTCCCCCCATACCCTGGTAGGCGAATGCTGCGGTTGAGATAGTAAGTCCTGAGATGAGTGTTGCGGCGATGATTGCTTTCTTCATTATAACTGCTCCTATGTAAAAGTAGGCTTCCTGCCCTTGATAAAGAGCGATTGTGGAAGCGGTCTATTTGCCAATTCGGCTTCTTGCAGTTTTTAAAGCAAGGGGCGTGCCATGAACTGGTAAATAAACGTATGTCTATGAACTAAGCACTTTTTAGCCTTGTGACAAAACCAAACAGTCACAAGGCCGGGTGGTCATCTGAGGAAATTTTACCCAGTGTTCTGCAAAAGGTGGGTAATTATGATGGTTGCAGCAGTTGTATGGTGGCGGGGTCTGCAGATCGGTACAAAAAATGAAATGATCGCGATTGACTCAAAGTTTCGGAACAACAGGCTGAACATCTGATGTCAGAAGCCAGCCGGTGCGTCCTGTCTCACTCACGACATATACATAGCTTCCATGAAAATTTTGTGGAAATACGCGACGGCCTTCCCTGGCTGTACCGACTTTTGCGGCTCCTTCGAAGGGGGA of the Desulfosediminicola ganghwensis genome contains:
- the radA gene encoding DNA repair protein RadA; this encodes MTIIANTKQKAVYVCRECGYLSRKWLGRCLDCGEWDSMDEQIQAEPKSKVVLSPTDKPVPLHLAPDGDEERATTGIAELDRVLGGGIVPGSVTLIGGEPGIGKSTLLLHMLAEVAAQEKKVLYASGEESARQIKLRAKRLEAIHPNEYLATENSVEKIISMSCEMMPDLLAVDSIQTLSCAEVTSAPGSVSQVRESAHKLLEMAKKENIPVVMVGHVTKEGAIAGPKVLEHMVDTVLYFEGDRSHAFRILRTVKNRFGSTNEIGVFEMKEEGLVQVSNPSEIFLAERPLDEPGSVVLPSVEGSRPILVEVQALVSPTNLGTARRTAIGTDQQRLSLLCAVLEKKGGMDLYGHDIFLNIAGGIRIDEPALDLGVVCALASSLLERSIPSSTVVFGEVGLAGEVRAVGQVDIRVKEAERLGFTRCIIPKSNAERCVRPEGLEIIGVATMSELLEVIFNQP
- a CDS encoding cyclic nucleotide-binding domain-containing protein codes for the protein MSSFESDHSEESSGIEKEVVILMTDMVGYSHLTAHMRPNGIRDFIVDYHRTIQEIVAAEDEMVRVEPLAGDGALIIYEKRADELESALCTRATVTALRLADAVDSGLLPPTRVGLHFGEIIEAKLNGRSVKFGASFAIAARLEELCDYFGSPLLMDQNVALRYQGYNGCEEEFVSVGRVMLDSFAEPLQIYTVYKPGLHNIPKEVDRGLFRNFIALKEEAMRYFCGEATAGLAPDFPRAVELLTEAQNLYMQMSGSTDRSTERILEYIRETPAPDSDFLTSGMRLSKKGRESLGARLFHLSEELLKAMNQELYHALVVDTAWEKYFKLEWRKMGENIITINDSPDGVYFIDSGEVVTLNEHDEEITTLSAGTIFGEMAYFNKEKRRTATVRATTDVVIRRISSEDFEKIPVIVKIFERIAMARR
- a CDS encoding DegQ family serine endoprotease, with amino-acid sequence MSIRVRSLSYPILLLSMLFTIGLLMGHVTTATSAPIKDNGFVEVVKSAKLSVVHIKVEKSVQAMTDPRLEEMFNNPFFERFFGPQFRQGPNQPRKQKQQGLGSGFIISKDGYILTNNHVVADADKITVTMSDGREFKAELVGADPQSDVALIQIKDSGSLPTLPLGDSSKLEVGEWVIAIGNPFGLDQTVTVGVVSATGRSSVGINEYENFIQTDAAINPGNSGGPLLNINGEVVGINSALFSRTGGYMGIGFAIPIDMVKNIQAQLKTSGKVTRGWLGVVIQDVNENLAKSFGLEKAGGILVSEVQKDSPAEKAGIRRGDVILKLNGNRLSDTADLRNKVALLSPNTTAKLNVVRNGKNQQINVLIGERPTDPRVASSNQINKSNLEKFGLAFQDLTPELAERLGYQNVQGVVVSQVEPGSPAAMAGLRPGMLIEEVNRNLVSNVTELNKEIADSEDPERVLLRVRSGEISQYVVLIAE
- a CDS encoding class II 3-deoxy-7-phosphoheptulonate synthase is translated as MTTNSDTWTKSSWKNYTALQQPNWPDQQEVDRVLQHLSILPPLVFAGEIRTLKQQLAKAVTGDAFVLQGGDCSENFSKVTAPTIRETLKVLLQMAVVLTYAGGKPVVKIGRIAGQFAKPRSADLEAIDGVELPSYRGDMVNRPDFTSEARIPDPNNMMMGYNMAASTLNLLRAFTRGGFGSLQRVHAWNQEFVAQSPMGRSYSRIAKQIDQAIKFMETIGIATDNPQINQTQLFTSHEALLLGYEEALTRVDSTTGDWYNCSAHMLWIGERTRQLDGAHVEFLRGVLNPIGIKLGPTHDIDNVKRMFEALNPDNEAGRITFITRFGVKNVEKSLPPLLREMKREGYNIVWSCDPMHANTYTAESGHKTRNFNDILSEITCFFETHWAEGTVPGGVHLEMTGENVTECTGGARNIVDEELHQNYLTTCDPRLNAEQSLEVAFQIADMIRS
- a CDS encoding type I restriction enzyme HsdR N-terminal domain-containing protein — its product is MSEKISHHLVYGTLEDYLNGEELTDTDDERIRQRLSRMMVEEKGYGKNELQPRRFIETLFSRCYVRSTIELTLHLAGRDFLILRYGPGSLVSRERAAVAAARVLNPDYEIPLAVVTNGRDAELIDTSTGKILGYGLHSIPDRKSAELMLDNLVFPPPRKDKRRERELRILNAFDVERCCM
- the prmA gene encoding 50S ribosomal protein L11 methyltransferase, encoding MKDSKNIVKITLTCAPQLVEVMEDYLVGVLEAAVETGVEDKLLEQTLHAFLEKESATEGELAETVMQLLSYGSEMATIFGVDKPKVEAALLEDEDWASNWKKHFAAFEITPGLIIKPTWQDYQPGPGEVVIEMDPGMAFGTGHHETTSLCMQLMQAALADSSSDTVLDVGTGTGILAMAAALFGSNKVVGIDNDPDAVAAAADNVAHNNLSDKVAIDITPLEEIESEYEVVVANIIHDVLISMREDLARCTAAGGSLILSGILAGEQADNISKCFQQVGFRCSDRKEQGEWAALRLIKAGTP
- a CDS encoding PilZ domain-containing protein, encoding MSYERRIQERISPDIKARLSVSESVSRHTVGGTETVIANLSGGGAFLQTEQQLPLATKVGLAFSLSLADVRKLKILLSVDALRNLKEQHVLVEATGVVIRHEEHGVGIIFDSNYQFTPIKAP
- a CDS encoding 16S rRNA (uracil(1498)-N(3))-methyltransferase yields the protein MRRFFFDKADREGDSIILDEGESRHITRVLRLEPGAEVELLDGEGGLYRACIETVTKRVKVNIVEVLPDDSTDRVPVTVVQGHLKGKKLELVIQKCTELGVSSMDLFWSSRCQGKLDDIRGGKKLERYQRIVESACKQCYRPDLMGLREAVDFYQLLDLYENKPGRLKLLFWEEERTTSLRDISFNEDEVSELMVLLGPEGGLTEQEVQAARDAGWHSVSLGKRILRAETATITAVSIGQYLVGNI
- a CDS encoding periplasmic heavy metal sensor, encoding MKKAIIAATLISGLTISTAAFAYQGMGGANQQAGCRYSQYQQLDQETLAKIDQFRKDTQDLRKQMVVKQAEKRAMMKGTNPDPAAVGQLSGEIFDLHTSMTNKAKEAGVEQYVGHGKRHGSGMKGHGKGHGKGHGGHGKGNPNLQQNMPVMQQNSADQI